In Theobroma cacao cultivar B97-61/B2 chromosome 7, Criollo_cocoa_genome_V2, whole genome shotgun sequence, the genomic window ATAACATTGcaagtatgaaaataattaaacaaataaaaagacGACGCAAAATAGAAGGAAACATAGCCATTAGAATTCTATAAAGAAGACCACAAAACCTGGAGTTCTTGCATCATTTGGATTCTGATAACTTAAGAATGGAGATCATTAGAAGTAGCTTTGTTTTTATCATTCTGCTCGTCTTTGTTTCAGGTGTGGTACAATCAAAAGCAGATTCTGTCCGCTGCAGAAATCCCGCAAGCCGATGCTATGGAAAGTACATAGAATGCCCTTATGAATGCCCTAGCACTAGCTATGGCAACCAGAAAGCTAAAGTTTACCGTGTTAACTGTGATTCACCCGTCTGCAAGTCCTATTGCAAACGTAAGATCGCCTGCTTCCTGTTCATTTTGAAGGGTCTCAGAAACTAGAAGTAGGATCacaaaacatgttattttattgtaaaacATATGAATGTTAAAGTTACAATGAcatcaattaattttgttttttctcgTGGTTTTAGATCGCAAACCAAACTGTAATGGTCCTGGATCAGCATGCTATGATCCTCGCTTTATCGGTGGAGATGGCATTGTCTTTTACTTCCATGGAAAGAGCAATGAGCATTTCAGCTTGGTCTCCGACAGCAGTCTTCAAATTAATGGCCGCTTCATCGGCCATCGCCTTGCTGGCCGAACCAGGGACTTCGCTTGGATTCAAGCACTAGGAATTCTATTTAACTCTCACTCCTTCTTCCTTGAGGCCACTAAGGCTGCAACATGGAACAGTGAAGTCGACCATCTAAAATTCAGTTACAATGGTGAGGATTTAGTTGTTCCAGAAGGTGCTCTCTCCAGTTGGTACTCCTCAGAGAAAGATGTGAAAGTTGAGAGAGTAGCAAACAAGAACAGTGTCATTGTAACTTTGAAGGATAGTACAGAGATTATGGTGAATGTAGTTCCAGTGACGAAAGAAGATGACAGAATTTGCAACTACAAAGTACCTTCGGATGACTGCTTTGCTCACTTGGACGTTCAGTTTAGGTTCTTGCCCTTTCTCCTGAAGTTGATGGAGTGCTTGGCAGGACTTACAGGCCTGATTTCGAAAACCCGGCCAAGCCTGGTGTGGCAATGCCTGTTGTGGGTGGCGAAGACAACTACAGGACAACCTCACTTCTCTCTGCAGACTGCTCAACTTGTTTGTTCTCACCTGAAAGTGGTTCAAACCAAAAGACAACATCTGTGACTGAGTATCTCACTCTTGATTGCACCCGTGGGGCTTCAGCAGGATGTGGAATTGTTTGCAAGAAATGAGTGCTAGACTTGATCGGTGAAATAAAAGCTAAAGCTATATCTTCTTAGAGATAAAGCATGcatttatgcaatcttttgcTTTCCTATGTACTTTGCTTTGTTGTACTGGTCATTAGGTGAATTATATCAGTTGACTTGAGGTGTCTTTGTGCATGCTAAAGTTAATAACACTTGTCCTTATTGTAAACAAGTGTTAACGAAATGATGCCTGTATATATTTTGAACTTGCTGACTAATGAAAGAACTTCTTCATCTTTATCAGCTGCtctgttttctttcttcctctcgACATATAGTCATCACCATtgttttatcattttcttcttactTTTATATCATATCTCCTGTCAATAAATGAATATTGTCATCCTTCTAGTGCTATTATGTATTGTgctattatattttcttttatgtaaGTTCAGTATGTTATATGCCTGCATTGACTGGTTATATATTTGTTCCTTTAACCAATGTTGATGCTGATCAATTGTCATTGATTGATTATGATTCAGTTTGTGTTTATCAGTCAAGGGAACGACAGTTCACCTCATTACAATCGATTTTGCAAGACTATGCCCCAAACAAATGACTCAAGGGGTATACCAGTACAAAATCACACTAAATTTTCCTGAAGAACCCTATGAGCTTAGCAAGATTCCAGACTATACAAACCCATCGACCCAACACGCAAGACACAAAAGCTAAAGGGTGCCGGGACTTTCCCTGTGAAATGAAAAGCGAAAAAAAATGTACCTATTAAGACTGGTGAAGTACTCAGTTGCTTGCTCCTTCTACATTACCAGTACTCCTACTAGATGCTTCATCCCATACATGGAAGCACAAACTTTCTTCCATATTGAGCCATAAAACATTCATAATTGAAGCTTCTATCAATCTATCTGATTTCAATGAGTAACTTTGGGCCTTCGCAATTcgcaaagaaacaaaaactaGCCAGATAAAAACAATCTgctcataaaataattagtattatatatatatatatatatttaaagaaTCCATATAGATCCTTGGTTTGTTTCTGTAACTTCCTTTGGTTACGAAATTTGGAGATTACCTTTCTACTAAATTCTTTGAGAAATTGTAGTGTAACTATGAGGTCCTAATGCAAACcacataatttttatataagtttAAAGAATCATGTTGAGATGAGTATAACAATCCCacttattcaaatttttaatatcCTTGTTAAGGTCACATATCACAATCATAATCAAGATCTCAAAGGACTAAAATCTTACTAGCGCAATATAGAAATCTATACCAGAATAGCACATACTCTGATACTAATTGTAACGACCTGAATCCACGTACCTTTGGCTTAATAACTTTTCGAACCTAAATTACAtgactttaaaaaataattcaagttACTAGTAATGATTGATTTAATCTCTTATATAGATCTTAATTCAAACGATGAGCAATGGGGTATCACATGTAAAATAGGCGTAGGAAGCCAGTGTTTTACCAAATGCAATGCTTTTACCAGATTTGTTAAATTCGTGGCAGATTTTGCTAAAGTTTCCCAGTCACATGAGATGCAAAACCTTTTGGTTTCAGAGTAAGATCTGTACAAGTGCCTGGTCAGAATCTAGAAAGAATAATTGTTTCAACAAATGATTTTTGAGAATGCTGTCATCTTGACAGCAATTTTGCTTTCCTTTACTTCTGGTTATGCAACATTCTTGTTCTCCATTGCAGTTAAttggaattttgtttttttatgaatagaaagaaaaaaatctagGGTTCATATGGCCTACTATCACATTCAACACAATTCAATGCAAAGATGCtcaaacatttattttttttttcttttgatatatcATTGCTGATAAACCTGAAGTTTAGTGCCTAAATTTTCATCAGAAAACCTGCTATAAAGAAAATGAACTTTGATTATGGACCATGTTTTCTCTTCAACAGAACCATAGTTGAGAGCCGTCAGCTCAaacatattcaaaaatttatatgCATTATCTTATTCAAAGTTATGTTCAATGCCTAacagaaacaaagaaaagaagagtaTATCCTCCACCAAGCAAGCTGCAACAAGATACTTAGTGGAAGCAAACTaagcaaaaagaaaacgaTGGAAGCAATAAAAGATTAAGATAACACATATGCAATACACACCCAGGACAGGTTATATATATAACTGAATCCTTAAGTATCTgatgggaaaaatcaaatttttcaataaagaaAACATGGATGCACCTTTAATTGGTACAGATAAGGTAAAGAATCAGAACCTGTATATGAAAGTAATTTGACTTAGATATTCAAGCCCTGTATCAAGAGCTAATTCTCCTTGACGATACAATTTAAAATGTATATGAAACTTTTTTCAGAAGAAAAGTGACTTGGGAGAGTTTTATCATCAAAGTAACACTCCCCTTTTGCCCTCTTAGCAATGTCAATGGTCGGCCATGAGTTAAAGGGCTTAAGGCTAAAGCATTCCTCGGACAAGTTGGCAGCCAGTtgaaaaataaactatttagTTTAAAGGTTGCCACTACTTTCTAGGGCTCCAAGATCTAGCAAAATGTTGGGGTTCCTTCCATCTTTTTGAAGCAGAGAACATTTTACAACTTAATGGCATTGATTATAATAAGTAAGTCGTCCTAGTCAATTTAAAGAATGACAAGTACTTCTAGTCTCACCATGTTCATGCCTCACATTTAGGGAGAGATTCCTTAGACAAATCATCACAAGTATAAAAGCAATTAAATAAACAGAAAGAAGACTGGCATTCAAAGGGAACTTTGCCTTTAGAGTGCTATAAAGACTGCAGAAGGAAACCTAGAGTTCTTGCATTATTCAGAAAATAAACCCTGTTTCTTTCTGCTAACATTGAACCATGAAGATGTTAAGAAGCAGATATAGTTTCATCGTTCTACTGATCTTTGTTTCAGGTGTGATACAAGCAAAAGCAGATGACTTCAAATGCCCTAAAGCAAGCCGATGCTATGGAAAGCGTATGGAATGCCCTAAAAACTGCCCGAGTGCAAACTCCATGAACACAAAGGCTAAAGTTTGCACTGTTGACTGTAATTCAAATAGTTGCAAGCCCCACTGCAAGCGTAAGATCACCTGcatcattttctattttaaagTTTCTCAGAAACATGTTCATGCTTCTATACCTATATACAATTAAAGAATCCCTTGGTTTCTTTATGCTAATGtcaaatatggagatcaaaGAAGAAGCTCTATGATTATCATTCTAGCAATCGTTCTACTACTTTGTTTCAGATGTGAAAGGTATGCCATTACCAGCAAAACCAGAATATTTCCGCTGTCACCCGGCAAGCCGATGCCAGGGAAAGCTTATGGAATGCCCTAATGAATGCCCGAGCGTTAAATTCTCGAACAAGAAAGCCAAAGTTTGCTACGTTAACTGTGATTCACCCGTCTGCAAGCCCCAGTGCAGGCGTAAGATCACCTGCttccttttgattttgaaGTTTCTCAAAAGAACTAAAAGTAGAATGCTGTGAATGCTAAAGGTATAATGACGtaaatgtttctttttttttctatttcatgATTTTAGATCCCAAGCCAAACTGTGATGGTCCTGGCTCAGCATGCCATGATCCTCGCTTCATTGGTGGCGATGGCATTGTCTTCTACTTCCACGGAAAGAGCAACGAGCATTTCAGCTTGGTCTCTGACAGTAGTCTCCAGATTAATGGTCGCTTTATTGGCCACCGCCCTGCTGACCGAGCCAGAGACTTTACTTGGATTCAAGCACTTGGAATCCTTTTCAACTCTCagaaattttctcttgaagcCACCAAGGCTGCAACCTGGAAAAGCGAAGTAGACCATCTAAAGTTCAGTTACAATGGAGAGGATTTAGTTGTTCCAGAAGGTGCTCTCTCCCTTTGGTACTCTCCTCAAAAAGATGTGAAAGTTGAGAGAGTAGCAGACAAGAACACTGTCATTATCACATTGAAGGATACTGCAGAGATTATGGTCAATGTAGTGCCAGTAACCAAGGAAGACGACAGAATCCACAACTATACATTACCCGCTGATGACTGCTTTGCTCACTTGGAGGTGCAGTTCAGGTTCTTTGCCCTGTCCCCCGTGGTTGATGGGGTGCTTGGCAAGACTTACAGGCCTGATTTTGAGAACCCTGCCAAGCCTGGTGTGGCAATGCCTGTCGTGGGCGGTGAAGATAAGTATAGGACAACTTCACTTCTCTCTGCAGACTGCTTATCTTGTTTGTTCTCACCGGAAAGTAATTCAACCTCAACCAAAGAGACCCCTTCGGTGAAAGAATATGATTTTCTAGACTGCACCCGTGGTGCCTCTGCCGGATATGGAATCATTTGCAAGAAATGAGGGGTAGAATACTGATCCGTTGATCCGAACAGTGAATAACAGAAGCTAAAGCTTCTGCCaaatgaatatatgttgtcaTCCTTTGAACCTGCTGATTTATGCATGTGTTAGTATACCTATTTGTTCATTATATGTCATTATGTTTTGTGGCTGCATGGGAGCCAGGTGCTCAGCTGGAACAGCTAGTTGAATGCCTGGTTTCTCCAAAAGGCAATTGATTGTTGGTTGTCGGTTagtattaatttatcattacTTATGATTCTTATTGAAGCAAGAAGTGTTTTTGAATTTCCAGTTCAAGACAGTAGATAGATCGAGCAAGATTGTACTCGCCATGCTAAAGAAAAGCCATTGAACTCCCAACATATTATCTTCAATTCAAGCCTTTGCAGAGTCAATTGCAACCAAATTTGCCaccaaaaagaaatagaaattaaagcttaagatatttataaaaaatcatcattcataaAGTAACTCCCAACAACTGAACAAATATAATTAGTAAAATATACCATTGCCATCCTCATTATGATCAAGAATGGAAATGTTGTGGAACAATTACCTTCACataataaactaattttttttaagtatggTGGAGCGTAGTATTTGCTAATAAAACTACAGGGGGAATTCACCTTATTACCGGCGAAACtattaagatgatgataaaaGAAATCTTAATCCCATATCAATTAAATTAGGATATCTTGAAAACTTTTATAATAAGGGTCTCTCCAATTATCCTCAAtcgattttaaattgaatatttattttaaaaaatttaacatgaTATTAGAGCAAGTTGCCTTATTTGGTTGGTTTTCTTATGAATTCTTTCAAAATACGTGCCTTAAGTCCGTTGTTATTACATGTGAGGGGATTATTGAAGTAgtgatgataaaaataaaaatctcaatCTCACATCGGTTAAGAGTATTTTAAAAgcttaaatataataatcGTCTTTTCACTTATcatcaattgattttaaattgaatacttatcttaaaaatttcaacaaaaaccATTGGCCGAAGATAGAATCaatcatatataattttgtagATATGAGTAAAGAGTTTTGTATTTAGCTGCAGCATGACTACTTTTAGCTTGGTGATTGTTTAGATAATTAtgttttcattaataaaattcaacacaTTCAGACTATATGATACATGAAAATTCCCTGTAAATAGTTATTATAAGTATATACTTTATATCTCAGATCTTGACATCTTGTTCTGAACAAACCAGAAATTTGACAACATTagctactttttttttatcatggGTAAATTTAAGACTCCATAACTTGAAAATAGACTCTGCACAGAGCCTTCTTGGCACAGTCATAATAAACCTCTCATCAAAGCATAGACATGGTCCTTACATGGAGTACTTCTGAATTTGTTATGGTATCTTTAATAACAAGAGTTATTACTAAATCCTAGTCTTGCCCTGCCTAATTGATCCAAAGCAGTGAATAATTTCTACAGCAGCAGCATTTCTTAAAGAAACAAATGAATTGGAGAAGCTAAAAAAGAAAGCAGATAGTAAGAATTTTCCTGCAGATTCATTATTCCCATCAAGGCTTTAAACATGTTAAAGTTAACATTGATCGAGGCGGCCTGGTAAACTACAATATTAGACTCTCAGCAACCATGCAAAGGTACCAAGAATCTTTTCACATCAAATTATTTCTTCTTAAGTGTAGacacataaataaaaaaaaataaaataaataaataaattaaataaattaaataaaaaaaataaaaaaaaatcgggatggctgggcgtacgcccagccatcccgTCGCCGTCCCATCCCCCACCCACTACGCGGGATGTGGGGTTCTGGCCACCAACTCCAGGGGTGCCAGAACCCCCTCgccgggttgtccaaaaaATTGGACAACCCGGCTCNNNNNNNNNNNNNNNNNNNNNNNNNNNNNNNNNNNNNNNNNNNNNNNNNNNNNNNNNNNNNNNNNNNNNNNNNNNNNNNNNNNNNNNNNNNNNNNNNNNNNNNNNNNNNNNNNNNNNNNNNNNNNNNNNNNNNNNNNNNNNNNNNNNNNNNNNNNNNNNNNNNNNNNNNNNNNNNNNNNNNNNNNNNNNNNNNNNNNNNNNNNNNNNNNNNNNNNNNNNNNNNNNNNNNNNNNNNNNNNNNNNNNNNNNNNNNNNNNNNNNNNNNNNNNNNNNNNNNNNNNNNNNNNNNNNNNNNNNNNNNNNNNNNNNNNNNNNNNNNNNNNNNNNNNNNNNNNNNNNNNNNNNNNNNNNNNNNNNNNNNNNNNNNNNNNNNNNNNNNNNNNNNNNNNNNNNNNNNNNNNNNNNNNNNNNNNNNNNNNNNNNNNNNNNNNNNNNNNNNNNNNNNNNNNNNNNNNNNNNNNNNNNNNNNNNNNNNNNNNNNNNNNNNNNNNNNNNNNNNNNNNNNNNNNNNNNNNNNNNNNNNNNNNNNNNNNNNNNNNNNNNNNNNNNNNNNNNNNNNNNNNNNNNNNNNNNNNNNNNNNNNNNNNNNNNNNNNNNNNNNNNNNNNNNNNNNNNNNNNNNNNNNNNNNNNNNNNNNNNNNNNNNNNNNNNNNNNNNNNNNNNNNNNNNNNNNNNNNNNNNNNNNNNNNNNNNNNNNNNNNNNNNNNNNNNNNNNNNNNNNNNNCAAAACCCATTAAGTCAAATAGTCATTATTAGAAAATATTATATGTAGAAAGATTTcgttaatttaaataaatattactaaataaagttaatccaatcgtttaaaaattaattaattatctattagataagctttgtaatcaagtaaaaaaaattgaccaaCAACAAACATGGATtttaaataaccaaaaaataaagtatatataaaaataataaa contains:
- the LOC18593846 gene encoding uncharacterized protein LOC18593846; protein product: MKMLRSRYSFIVLLIFVSGVIQAKADDFKCPKASRCYGKRMECPKNCPSANSMNTKAKKAKVCYVNCDSPVCKPQCRHPKPNCDGPGSACHDPRFIGGDGIVFYFHGKSNEHFSLVSDSSLQINGRFIGHRPADRARDFTWIQALGILFNSQKFSLEATKAATWKSEVDHLKFSYNGEDLVVPEGALSLWYSPQKDVKVERVADKNTVIITLKDTAEIMVNVVPVTKEDDRIHNYTLPADDCFAHLEVQFRFFALSPVVDGVLGKTYRPDFENPAKPGVAMPVVGGEDKYRTTSLLSADCLSCLFSPESNSTSTKETPSVKEYDFLDCTRGASAGYGIICKK